Proteins from a single region of Geothrix sp. PMB-07:
- a CDS encoding TSUP family transporter — protein MLSLPTLLLLMLAALLAGFIDAIVGGGGLITVPALMIALPAGTPLPTLLGTNKVVACTGTTMAAGKFLRSGTLAWREMIGPVLASAAGACFGVWLTYRVHGDFLRPVMLALLVAMLAFTLLKPDLGQLHAPRYGLGHQRGLAALIAAALGFYDGFFGPGTGSLLIFLFVAILGFDFLRASAMAKSVNWASNLTAMGLFVWQGSWIPSVALGMAVANGVGGYLGAHVALNKGSGWVRGVFIAVVAALILRLGWQTLHG, from the coding sequence ATGCTCTCGCTGCCTACCCTCCTTTTGCTCATGCTCGCCGCGCTGTTGGCGGGGTTCATCGACGCCATCGTGGGCGGGGGTGGGCTCATCACCGTGCCCGCGCTCATGATCGCCCTACCTGCGGGTACGCCCCTGCCGACCCTGCTTGGCACCAACAAGGTGGTGGCCTGCACGGGCACCACCATGGCCGCGGGGAAATTCCTGCGCTCGGGCACCCTCGCCTGGCGGGAGATGATCGGCCCCGTACTGGCTTCGGCCGCAGGCGCCTGCTTCGGGGTCTGGCTCACTTACCGGGTGCATGGCGACTTTCTGAGGCCCGTGATGCTGGCGTTGCTGGTGGCCATGCTGGCCTTCACCCTGCTCAAGCCGGATCTGGGGCAGCTGCATGCCCCGCGCTATGGGCTGGGGCATCAGCGTGGGCTGGCGGCGCTCATCGCGGCGGCCCTGGGCTTCTACGATGGTTTCTTTGGCCCGGGCACGGGATCGCTGCTGATCTTCCTCTTCGTGGCCATCCTGGGCTTTGATTTCCTGCGGGCCTCGGCCATGGCCAAGAGTGTGAACTGGGCCTCGAATCTCACGGCCATGGGGCTTTTCGTCTGGCAGGGCAGCTGGATTCCCTCCGTGGCCCTGGGCATGGCGGTGGCCAATGGGGTGGGGGGCTACCTGGGAGCCCATGTGGCCCTCAACAAGGGCAGTGGCTGGGTCCGGGGTGTGTTCATTGCGGTGGTGGCGGCGCTGATCCTCCGCCTCGGATGGCAGACGCTCCACGGGTGA
- a CDS encoding acyltransferase, protein MATEPSKVTRIGWLDPLRGILALCVAAYHLSVWFDLTRSGSGQNMAFAKLGNYGVSAFFVLSGFLLFRTASWPRIQKEGLGRFWLRRFLRLAPIFYLACLLNVAFHLGMGPDPSWRFILENLTLTFGAIHPNHALVTGGWYVGLVALLYFAYPALAWLREKGGLWFLATLALGLWLWSLPPTLHGVMAQEPWNRFHSYVLAPNQLFLLAWGGLLAGLHAVTEERLNPKVALLLALPMLWLLLKPTPQFFDHLVALTGWLRYRYLLVITLLVALAAFTQNGEPGRVGKALAKLGDWSFGLYLLHPFTMKLVAPHVTGNPGFSLALGLAILGAALAHRWIEEPAARLGRR, encoded by the coding sequence GTGGCGACTGAACCGAGCAAGGTCACCCGCATCGGCTGGCTCGATCCGCTGAGAGGCATCCTGGCGCTTTGCGTCGCCGCGTACCACCTCAGCGTGTGGTTCGATCTGACGCGATCCGGTTCCGGGCAGAACATGGCTTTCGCGAAGCTGGGGAATTACGGGGTGTCGGCCTTTTTCGTGCTGAGCGGCTTCCTGCTGTTTCGCACGGCCTCCTGGCCGCGCATTCAAAAAGAAGGCTTGGGCCGCTTCTGGCTGCGGCGTTTCCTGCGCCTGGCGCCCATCTTCTACCTGGCTTGTCTCCTGAACGTGGCCTTCCACCTGGGCATGGGGCCCGATCCTTCCTGGCGCTTCATCCTGGAAAACCTGACCCTCACCTTCGGGGCCATCCATCCCAACCACGCGCTGGTCACCGGCGGGTGGTACGTGGGTCTGGTGGCCCTGCTCTACTTCGCCTACCCAGCCCTGGCCTGGTTGCGGGAGAAGGGAGGACTCTGGTTTCTGGCGACCTTGGCCCTGGGGCTCTGGCTGTGGAGCCTTCCACCCACCCTGCATGGCGTCATGGCCCAGGAACCCTGGAATCGATTCCACAGCTACGTCCTGGCCCCCAACCAACTCTTCCTCCTGGCCTGGGGCGGTCTGTTGGCAGGTTTGCATGCGGTCACCGAAGAGCGCTTGAATCCCAAGGTGGCGCTGCTCCTCGCCCTGCCCATGCTGTGGCTGCTGCTGAAGCCCACGCCGCAGTTCTTCGATCACCTGGTCGCGCTGACGGGCTGGCTGCGCTACCGCTACCTGCTTGTCATCACCCTTCTCGTGGCCCTGGCGGCCTTCACACAGAATGGCGAGCCAGGTCGGGTGGGGAAGGCGCTCGCCAAGCTGGGCGACTGGAGTTTCGGCCTCTACCTTCTGCACCCCTTCACCATGAAACTGGTGGCACCCCACGTGACGGGTAACCCGGGTTTCAGCCTGGCCCTGGGGTTGGCGATTCTGGGTGCGGCCCTGGCCCACCGCTGGATCGAAGAACCGGCGGCGCGGCTGGGGCGACGTTAA
- the purM gene encoding phosphoribosylformylglycinamidine cyclo-ligase, protein MSEKVSYASSGVDINRQDEALRRIKPHVKATKTPGVRSDIGLFGGLFDARFPESKPILVSSMDGVGTKMKVARRAGIWDTVGQDLVNHCINDILVQGARPLFFLDYIAAQQLEPEVIEQIVKGMATACKNAGSALIGGELAEMPGVYAEGEVDVAGTIVGVVDEADLLPRLEAMAEGDVLIGLPSSGLHTNGYSLARKVCFELEKLDVNDPLPGTGKTVGEALLAIHRSYLSQVMPLVKAGKLVAMAHITGGGLTDNIPRVLPETLDAEIDTASWQIPALFRFVMEKGGLSLEDARQALNLGVGMVLVVKAERLAEVLAELHAAEEPAWVLGRLVKGTGGVTYR, encoded by the coding sequence ATGAGCGAGAAGGTCAGTTACGCGTCCAGCGGTGTGGATATCAACCGCCAGGACGAGGCGCTCCGCCGCATCAAGCCCCACGTGAAGGCCACCAAGACCCCCGGCGTCCGCAGCGACATCGGCCTGTTCGGCGGGCTGTTCGATGCCCGCTTCCCCGAATCGAAGCCTATCCTCGTCAGCAGCATGGATGGTGTGGGCACCAAGATGAAGGTGGCCCGGCGCGCCGGCATCTGGGACACCGTGGGCCAGGATCTGGTGAACCACTGCATCAACGACATCCTGGTGCAGGGGGCCCGGCCCCTCTTCTTCCTGGACTACATCGCGGCCCAGCAGCTGGAACCCGAAGTCATCGAGCAGATCGTCAAGGGCATGGCCACCGCCTGCAAGAATGCGGGCTCGGCGCTCATCGGCGGTGAGCTGGCGGAGATGCCCGGCGTCTATGCCGAAGGCGAGGTGGACGTGGCCGGCACCATCGTGGGCGTGGTGGACGAGGCGGACCTGCTGCCCCGGCTCGAGGCCATGGCCGAAGGCGACGTGCTCATCGGCCTGCCCTCCAGCGGCCTCCACACCAACGGCTACTCCCTGGCCCGCAAGGTCTGCTTCGAGCTGGAGAAGCTGGACGTGAACGATCCGCTGCCGGGCACTGGCAAGACCGTGGGCGAGGCCCTGCTGGCCATTCACCGGAGCTACCTCAGCCAGGTCATGCCCCTGGTGAAGGCCGGCAAGCTGGTGGCCATGGCGCACATCACCGGTGGCGGCCTCACCGACAACATCCCCCGCGTGCTGCCCGAGACGCTGGATGCCGAGATCGACACCGCCAGCTGGCAGATTCCGGCCCTGTTCCGATTCGTCATGGAGAAGGGCGGCCTCAGCCTTGAGGATGCCCGCCAGGCCCTCAACCTGGGTGTGGGCATGGTGCTGGTGGTGAAGGCCGAGCGCCTGGCCGAAGTGCTCGCCGAGCTTCATGCCGCGGAAGAACCCGCCTGGGTGCTGGGTCGCCTGGTGAAGGGCACGGGCGGGGTGACCTACCGATAG
- the rlmB gene encoding 23S rRNA (guanosine(2251)-2'-O)-methyltransferase RlmB, with the protein MRFLGPHACEEAVARGELHSLWVAPAAFGRVAKLISEARAAGVVIHREPMESLDRRAQGQRHQGVLGEGGPFAYAAFEDVAAAVRMKGDAALLLALDGVTDPHNLGAILRSAAAAAVDGVILPERRSAAVNETVVRASAGTAGRVPVCRVVNLGRALDDLKEAGAWIYGLAAGEGSRDYLEEPFDRATVLVMGAEGEGLHLKIQERCDGLLHIPMPGGIESLNVSAAAAITLFRVLARRGDGSREVSS; encoded by the coding sequence ATGCGTTTTCTGGGCCCTCACGCCTGCGAGGAGGCGGTCGCCCGAGGGGAGCTGCATTCCCTCTGGGTGGCGCCTGCCGCCTTCGGGCGGGTGGCGAAGCTGATTTCCGAAGCCCGTGCCGCAGGTGTGGTCATCCATCGCGAGCCCATGGAAAGCCTGGATCGCCGCGCCCAGGGCCAGCGGCATCAGGGCGTGCTGGGGGAAGGCGGCCCCTTTGCCTATGCGGCCTTCGAGGATGTGGCCGCAGCGGTGCGGATGAAGGGGGACGCAGCCCTGCTGCTGGCCTTGGATGGTGTCACCGATCCCCACAACCTTGGAGCCATTCTCCGTTCTGCCGCGGCCGCCGCCGTGGATGGTGTGATCCTGCCTGAGCGGCGCTCTGCCGCTGTGAATGAGACGGTGGTTCGTGCCAGCGCCGGGACCGCGGGACGAGTGCCTGTGTGCCGCGTGGTGAACCTGGGAAGGGCCCTGGATGACCTCAAGGAGGCGGGAGCCTGGATCTACGGACTGGCTGCGGGTGAGGGGAGCCGGGATTACCTTGAGGAACCCTTTGACCGCGCCACGGTGCTCGTCATGGGCGCTGAAGGGGAAGGCCTGCACCTCAAGATCCAGGAGCGGTGCGACGGGCTGTTGCACATTCCCATGCCCGGCGGCATCGAAAGCCTGAACGTTTCCGCCGCGGCGGCGATCACCCTGTTTCGCGTCCTGGCGCGCCGCGGGGATGGCAGCCGAGAAGTTTCCTCTTGA
- the folE gene encoding GTP cyclohydrolase I produces the protein MPPFPPIDRAASEAAVRDLLRGLGQDPTSPELKDTPTRVAEFWAERLAGYAIDLSADLQPLPGDLAPVPIILERIPFVSTCEHHLAPFEGHATIGYLPGAGGTVGLSKLVRVVQAFAWRLQVQERMATQIAEALQSHLRPAAWGVDLVAIHTCMSHRGVKTPGVPVRTTLMGGAWEARPPAAFRV, from the coding sequence ATGCCGCCTTTTCCCCCCATTGATCGCGCCGCCTCCGAGGCCGCGGTGCGCGATCTGCTGCGAGGCCTGGGGCAGGATCCGACTTCCCCAGAGCTGAAAGACACGCCGACTCGTGTGGCCGAATTCTGGGCAGAGCGGCTGGCGGGCTATGCCATTGACCTGTCGGCAGACCTGCAACCCCTCCCCGGCGATCTGGCGCCGGTGCCCATTATTCTGGAACGCATCCCTTTCGTGAGCACCTGCGAGCATCACCTGGCGCCCTTTGAGGGCCACGCCACCATCGGGTATCTGCCCGGGGCAGGTGGCACCGTGGGCCTCAGCAAGCTGGTGCGCGTGGTGCAGGCCTTTGCCTGGCGCCTGCAGGTGCAGGAGCGCATGGCCACCCAGATCGCCGAGGCGTTGCAATCGCACCTGCGGCCAGCGGCCTGGGGTGTCGATCTGGTGGCGATCCACACCTGCATGAGCCATCGGGGCGTGAAAACACCTGGCGTGCCCGTGCGCACCACCCTCATGGGCGGCGCCTGGGAGGCGCGTCCGCCCGCGGCCTTCCGGGTCTGA
- the frr gene encoding ribosome recycling factor, producing the protein MSIPTPDTILQEAKRRMHSSVEALKKEMTTIRTGRANASLLDNVHVEYYGSVVPVNQMATVSVPEAGMLVVQPFDKSAIKAIETAILKSELGINPGNDGNVIRLPIPMLTEERRRELVKVLHRLGEEIKTGVRNIRRDANEDVKKLEKIKEAPLSEDAAKKALDDIQKLTDLHIKEIDEAMKHKEVEILKV; encoded by the coding sequence ATGTCCATCCCGACTCCCGACACCATCCTCCAGGAAGCCAAGCGCCGGATGCATTCGTCCGTGGAAGCCCTGAAGAAGGAGATGACCACCATCCGCACGGGTCGCGCCAACGCCAGCCTGCTGGACAACGTCCATGTCGAGTACTACGGATCCGTGGTGCCCGTGAATCAGATGGCCACAGTGTCCGTGCCCGAGGCTGGGATGCTGGTGGTGCAGCCCTTCGACAAGAGCGCCATCAAGGCCATCGAGACCGCCATCCTGAAATCCGAGCTGGGCATCAACCCTGGCAACGATGGCAACGTCATCCGCCTGCCCATCCCCATGCTCACCGAAGAGCGCCGCCGGGAACTGGTGAAGGTGCTGCATCGCCTGGGCGAGGAGATCAAGACTGGTGTGCGCAACATCCGCCGGGATGCCAATGAGGACGTGAAGAAGCTTGAGAAGATCAAGGAGGCCCCGCTTTCCGAAGATGCGGCCAAGAAGGCCCTGGATGACATCCAGAAGCTGACGGACCTTCACATCAAAGAGATCGACGAGGCCATGAAGCATAAAGAGGTCGAGATTCTGAAGGTCTAA
- a CDS encoding S9 family peptidase, which produces MRTLRLLAPLASLVLIPAWAAAPASTEMAITSADGFALKGTLTLPTAKGKVPVVILAHQFGSNRSGWAPLADRLAARGIGTLALDLRGHGTSTQKNGAPLAVTPNLPASAKAVGLDQIPADLAKAATWLRKQPGVDGRRIGLAGASLGAFSALLATHDVHALAVLGLSPAGNVAFGDAAKEHLKHAVLKGRASTLILTSYGDKESTENATSLKDLPGVTLSAVDGEAHGFDFLKDRADLMAVFFGEYLTYHHTGKTYAAAAAKPASTPKNVINEQTLAERAKGEAPK; this is translated from the coding sequence ATGCGCACCCTCCGCCTGTTGGCCCCTTTGGCATCCCTGGTCCTCATCCCTGCATGGGCCGCCGCCCCGGCTTCCACCGAGATGGCCATCACCAGCGCCGACGGCTTCGCCCTCAAGGGCACGCTCACGCTGCCAACCGCCAAGGGCAAGGTTCCGGTGGTCATCCTGGCCCATCAATTCGGCTCCAATCGTTCCGGCTGGGCGCCCCTGGCGGATCGCTTGGCCGCCCGTGGCATCGGCACCCTGGCCCTGGACCTGCGGGGCCACGGAACCAGCACCCAGAAGAACGGCGCGCCACTGGCCGTAACCCCGAACCTGCCGGCCTCGGCCAAGGCGGTGGGGTTGGATCAGATCCCGGCCGACCTCGCCAAGGCCGCCACTTGGCTCCGCAAGCAGCCCGGCGTGGATGGTCGCCGCATCGGCCTGGCGGGCGCCAGTCTGGGCGCGTTCTCCGCGCTGCTGGCCACCCACGACGTCCACGCCCTCGCCGTGCTTGGTCTCAGCCCCGCAGGCAACGTGGCCTTTGGCGACGCAGCCAAGGAGCACCTGAAGCATGCGGTGCTCAAAGGCCGCGCCTCCACGCTGATCCTCACGTCTTATGGCGATAAGGAATCCACGGAGAACGCCACCTCCCTGAAGGATCTGCCCGGCGTCACCCTGAGCGCCGTCGATGGCGAGGCCCATGGCTTCGACTTCCTCAAGGACCGCGCCGACCTCATGGCCGTCTTCTTCGGCGAATACCTCACCTACCACCACACGGGGAAGACATACGCCGCTGCCGCTGCCAAGCCTGCCAGCACCCCGAAAAACGTCATCAACGAGCAGACTCTGGCAGAGCGCGCCAAGGGTGAGGCCCCGAAGTAG
- a CDS encoding short-chain fatty acyl-CoA regulator family protein, producing MPSAAPTKPAARLGAKIRLLRRQEGLSQVQLAESLGISPSYLNLIEGNKRPLTAPLLIRLAQQFKLDLKALAPEEDQRLSDDLMEVFGDPLFEPMGLQAQDVRELVQNNPQLGRAVFELYRAYQHSQDSLDTLSAKLSDGQGFDPEATRLPSEEVGDFIQQAMNHFPELETAADALWATANLEPDQPYPGLLAVIETRGITVRIHRVSEGPGLLRRFDPDRRLLSLSELLPQRSRTFQLAHQLALLDHSDLLERLTTHPLLRTSGSRALARVALANYFASAVLMPYERFLRAAKLERYDIDILARRFQASFEQVCHRLTTLRRPGAEGVPFHFLRLDIAGNISKSFSASGIRFARFSGACPRWNAHAAFLTPGLIRTQISEMPDGRKYFCIARTLQKDTGGYRGQHAMQAVGLGCDMGHAKELIYADGLRLDQPPVPIGVTCRLCERTDCEQRAFPPLQQAFKVEENLRRTSFYARIEGS from the coding sequence ATGCCCTCAGCCGCCCCCACCAAGCCCGCCGCCCGCCTCGGCGCCAAGATCCGCCTCCTCCGCCGTCAGGAGGGCCTGAGCCAGGTCCAGCTGGCCGAATCGCTGGGCATCAGCCCCAGCTACCTGAACCTCATCGAGGGGAACAAGCGGCCGCTCACAGCGCCCCTGCTCATCCGCCTGGCCCAGCAGTTCAAGTTGGACTTGAAGGCCTTGGCCCCGGAGGAAGACCAGCGGCTGTCGGATGACCTCATGGAGGTCTTCGGCGATCCGCTCTTCGAGCCCATGGGTTTGCAGGCGCAGGATGTGCGTGAGCTGGTGCAGAACAACCCCCAGCTGGGCCGGGCGGTCTTCGAGTTGTACCGGGCCTATCAGCATTCCCAGGACAGCCTCGACACCCTGTCGGCCAAACTCAGCGATGGCCAAGGCTTCGACCCCGAGGCCACACGCCTGCCCTCGGAAGAGGTGGGCGACTTCATCCAGCAAGCCATGAACCACTTCCCGGAGCTGGAGACCGCCGCCGATGCCCTGTGGGCCACTGCCAACCTCGAGCCGGACCAGCCCTACCCTGGCCTCCTAGCCGTCATTGAGACCAGGGGCATCACGGTCCGCATCCACCGGGTGTCCGAAGGCCCGGGGCTGCTGCGCCGCTTCGATCCGGACCGCCGGCTGCTCAGCCTCTCGGAACTGCTGCCCCAGCGCAGCCGCACCTTCCAGCTGGCCCACCAGCTGGCCCTGCTCGATCACAGCGATCTTCTGGAGCGCCTCACCACCCACCCGCTGCTGCGCACCAGCGGCTCCCGGGCCCTGGCTCGGGTGGCGCTGGCCAACTACTTCGCCAGCGCCGTGCTGATGCCCTACGAGCGCTTCCTGCGTGCCGCCAAGCTGGAGCGCTACGACATCGACATCCTTGCCAGGCGCTTCCAGGCCAGCTTCGAGCAGGTCTGCCACCGCCTCACGACGCTGCGCCGTCCCGGTGCCGAGGGCGTGCCCTTCCACTTCCTGCGTCTGGATATCGCCGGAAACATCTCGAAGAGCTTCTCCGCCTCGGGCATCCGCTTCGCGCGCTTCAGCGGCGCCTGTCCGCGGTGGAACGCCCATGCGGCCTTCCTCACACCAGGCCTCATCCGCACCCAGATCAGCGAAATGCCCGACGGCCGCAAGTACTTCTGCATCGCCCGCACCCTGCAGAAGGACACCGGCGGCTACCGCGGCCAGCACGCCATGCAGGCCGTGGGCCTGGGCTGCGACATGGGCCACGCGAAGGAGCTCATCTATGCCGACGGCCTGCGGCTGGACCAGCCACCCGTGCCCATCGGTGTGACCTGCCGACTCTGCGAGCGCACCGACTGCGAGCAGCGCGCCTTCCCGCCCCTGCAGCAGGCCTTCAAGGTGGAGGAGAACCTCCGACGGACCAGTTTCTACGCCCGCATCGAGGGAAGCTGA
- the aceA gene encoding isocitrate lyase, with protein sequence MTPRFPIPPVEDDFTAQRWEGITRPYTAETVKKLRGSIRIEHTLALMGARKLWKLLQNDEPTRALGALSGGQAVQMAKAGLKAIYCSGWQVAADANLSGQTYPDQSLYPANSVPALVKRLNGALQRADQVEHGEGGITRDWFLPIVADAEAGFGGPLNAYELMKGMIEAGAAGVHFEDQLSSEKKCGHLGGKVLIPTAHFIRTLVAARLAADVMDAPTLIIARTDADSARLITSDIDDRDKPFLTGERTPEGFHRITGGVQMAIARAKAYAPYADLIWCETSTPDLKEAREFAEGVHAEFPGKMLAYNCSPSFNWKKKLSDEEIATFQKELNAMGYKFQFITLAGFHSLNHGMFELASAYRTEHMTAYARLQEAEFASEEKGYTATKHQREVGTGYFDEVAQAISGGLASTLALVGSTEAQQFH encoded by the coding sequence ATGACCCCCCGTTTCCCCATCCCCCCTGTCGAAGATGATTTCACCGCCCAGCGCTGGGAGGGCATCACCCGGCCCTACACCGCTGAGACGGTGAAGAAGCTTCGCGGCAGCATCCGCATCGAGCACACCCTGGCCCTCATGGGTGCCCGCAAGCTCTGGAAGCTGCTCCAGAACGACGAGCCCACCCGCGCCCTGGGCGCCCTTAGTGGCGGGCAGGCGGTGCAGATGGCCAAGGCGGGCCTCAAGGCCATCTACTGCTCGGGCTGGCAGGTGGCGGCGGATGCCAACCTCTCAGGCCAGACCTATCCGGACCAGAGCCTCTATCCGGCCAACTCGGTGCCGGCCCTGGTCAAGCGTCTGAACGGCGCCCTGCAGCGGGCGGATCAGGTGGAGCATGGCGAGGGCGGCATCACCCGTGACTGGTTCCTGCCCATCGTGGCCGACGCCGAGGCCGGTTTCGGCGGCCCCCTCAACGCCTACGAGCTCATGAAGGGCATGATCGAGGCAGGCGCGGCCGGCGTCCACTTCGAGGATCAGCTGTCCAGCGAGAAGAAGTGCGGCCACCTCGGCGGCAAGGTCCTCATTCCCACCGCCCACTTCATCCGCACCCTGGTGGCAGCTCGCCTGGCGGCGGATGTCATGGACGCGCCCACCCTCATCATCGCCCGCACCGATGCGGACTCGGCCCGCCTGATCACGTCGGACATCGACGACCGGGACAAGCCCTTCCTCACCGGCGAGCGCACGCCCGAGGGCTTCCACCGCATCACCGGTGGCGTCCAGATGGCCATCGCCCGGGCCAAGGCCTACGCGCCCTATGCCGACCTCATCTGGTGCGAGACCTCCACGCCAGACCTGAAGGAGGCACGCGAGTTCGCCGAGGGGGTCCACGCCGAGTTCCCCGGCAAGATGCTGGCCTACAACTGCTCGCCCTCCTTCAACTGGAAGAAGAAGCTCTCAGATGAGGAGATCGCCACCTTCCAGAAGGAGCTGAACGCCATGGGCTACAAGTTCCAGTTCATCACCCTGGCGGGCTTCCACAGCCTCAACCACGGCATGTTTGAACTGGCCAGCGCCTACCGCACCGAGCACATGACCGCCTACGCCCGGCTGCAGGAGGCGGAGTTCGCCTCGGAAGAGAAGGGCTACACGGCCACCAAGCACCAGCGCGAGGTGGGCACCGGGTACTTCGACGAAGTGGCCCAGGCCATCAGTGGCGGTCTGGCTTCCACGTTGGCGTTGGTGGGTTCCACGGAGGCCCAGCAGTTCCACTAA
- a CDS encoding OmpP1/FadL family transporter: protein MAEVVRGVMGLGLALGVCALPAAAQSMALPASDPVGIARGGAQVAYGYSLEAAATNPSLLASLKEKGGFYLAGGLEMASFQESLESDLKSRFSTDRNRAIGAFGFATRMASGWTLGLKVDEPYLRHGKLPDDAPSRYLGDAIDLSARRMEIQAAWALNPNISVGFGVGVARLSFESSSVMRLNVPNDPRVPASGTNAVNGLVEQRVGQSGNKVVPSYSLGARWALSPRWTLGFAHQSGLKGEPSLKAGLRDAALGAYANDGLSAPPLGTNARVATMLAGSQASAGQGNLELPSQTTFGVRHRLNPMVTWEADLRWTSASLQTPAFASIQTPSGTVSAPWELPRGKSHLGVFLSAEVEMGKFWTLRGGLSLDQRSVQENATEPLLGGSRTAAFSAGLGRKMWGGELNLGFQYRQSEDLDTSRLNGVWSSAGYRPVGTRQRLEGMGHIMALGYKKTF from the coding sequence ATGGCCGAAGTGGTTCGTGGAGTGATGGGGCTGGGTCTGGCGCTGGGCGTGTGCGCCCTTCCGGCCGCCGCCCAAAGCATGGCCTTGCCCGCCTCTGATCCGGTTGGCATTGCCCGTGGCGGCGCGCAGGTGGCCTACGGTTACAGCCTGGAAGCTGCGGCCACCAATCCCTCCCTGCTGGCCTCCCTCAAAGAGAAGGGCGGCTTCTATTTGGCGGGTGGGTTGGAAATGGCCTCCTTCCAGGAAAGCCTCGAATCAGATCTGAAATCGCGCTTCAGCACAGATCGCAATCGCGCCATCGGCGCCTTCGGCTTTGCCACTCGCATGGCTTCAGGTTGGACCTTGGGTCTGAAGGTGGACGAGCCCTACCTCCGCCACGGCAAGCTGCCTGATGATGCCCCCAGCCGCTACCTGGGCGATGCCATCGATCTTTCCGCGCGGCGCATGGAAATCCAGGCGGCCTGGGCCCTCAACCCGAACATTTCCGTGGGCTTCGGTGTGGGCGTGGCGCGTCTGTCGTTTGAATCCAGCAGCGTGATGCGCTTGAATGTGCCCAATGATCCCAGGGTGCCTGCCTCGGGCACCAATGCTGTGAATGGTCTGGTGGAGCAGCGCGTGGGGCAGAGCGGCAACAAGGTGGTGCCGAGCTATTCGCTGGGGGCCCGCTGGGCGCTCAGTCCCCGGTGGACCCTGGGTTTCGCGCACCAATCAGGCCTGAAGGGCGAACCCAGCCTGAAAGCCGGATTGCGCGATGCCGCCCTTGGCGCCTACGCCAATGACGGTCTGAGCGCACCACCGCTCGGGACGAACGCTCGTGTCGCAACGATGCTGGCTGGATCCCAGGCTTCAGCAGGCCAGGGGAACCTGGAACTGCCCTCGCAAACGACGTTCGGCGTGCGTCATCGCCTCAATCCCATGGTGACCTGGGAAGCTGATCTGCGCTGGACCTCCGCGAGCCTGCAGACGCCTGCTTTTGCCTCCATCCAGACGCCTTCAGGAACGGTCTCCGCCCCCTGGGAACTGCCACGTGGGAAGAGCCACCTGGGTGTATTCCTGTCCGCGGAAGTCGAGATGGGCAAGTTCTGGACCCTTCGCGGGGGACTCTCGCTGGATCAGCGCAGTGTCCAGGAGAACGCCACTGAGCCCCTGCTGGGCGGGTCCCGCACGGCGGCTTTCTCTGCTGGGCTCGGGCGGAAGATGTGGGGCGGCGAGCTGAATCTGGGCTTTCAGTACCGCCAGAGCGAGGATCTTGACACCTCTCGGCTGAATGGTGTGTGGAGTTCGGCAGGCTATCGTCCGGTGGGCACCCGCCAGCGCCTGGAAGGCATGGGCCACATCATGGCCCTCGGCTACAAGAAGACGTTCTAG